The following coding sequences lie in one Pantanalinema sp. genomic window:
- the rnz gene encoding ribonuclease Z, translating into MELSVLFLGTAGSVPTPQRGLSATLIQRGSERFLVDCGEGTQRQLIRIGIGINDISHVLITHLHADHYLGLPGLVKTWQLWGRTDPVAVYGPRGLLDFQDVLKRLIGKTDFAVTYHEMAPGGDIPFEDYRIEGIATDHKISSIGYSLVEDPRPGRFDAECARSLGVTPGPDFGRLQRGETVTGSNGPVLPEQVMGEARPGRKVVLTGDTRPCRSVVEAARGADLLVHDSTFTVEEAERARNTMHSTAAEAAQVGKDAEVKLLALTHMSFRYLPRHIIQEARGVFDRIVMPSDFDRLVIPLPEKGEAYMVKSELVS; encoded by the coding sequence ATGGAACTAAGCGTGCTATTTCTGGGGACCGCAGGCTCGGTCCCGACCCCGCAGCGAGGCCTCTCCGCCACCCTCATCCAGCGCGGGAGCGAGCGCTTCCTGGTTGACTGCGGGGAGGGCACCCAGCGCCAGCTGATCCGCATCGGGATCGGCATCAACGACATCTCGCACGTGCTCATCACCCACCTGCACGCCGACCACTACCTCGGCCTGCCCGGCCTGGTGAAGACCTGGCAGCTCTGGGGCCGCACCGACCCGGTTGCCGTCTACGGCCCGCGGGGCCTGCTGGACTTCCAGGACGTCCTGAAGCGCCTCATCGGCAAGACCGACTTTGCGGTGACCTACCACGAGATGGCGCCGGGGGGCGACATCCCCTTCGAGGACTACCGGATCGAGGGGATCGCGACCGACCACAAGATCAGCAGCATCGGCTACTCCCTGGTCGAGGACCCGCGTCCCGGCCGCTTCGACGCCGAGTGCGCCCGATCGCTGGGCGTGACGCCCGGCCCCGACTTCGGCCGCCTCCAGCGCGGCGAGACGGTCACGGGTTCGAACGGGCCGGTTTTGCCCGAGCAGGTGATGGGCGAGGCCCGGCCGGGGCGCAAGGTCGTCCTGACGGGGGACACCCGCCCCTGCCGCAGCGTGGTCGAGGCCGCACGCGGCGCGGATCTGCTGGTCCACGACTCGACCTTCACCGTCGAGGAGGCCGAGCGCGCCCGCAACACCATGCACTCCACGGCCGCCGAGGCGGCCCAGGTCGGCAAGGACGCGGAAGTGAAGCTCCTCGCCCTGACCCACATGAGCTTTCGCTACCTGCCGCGCCACATCATCCAGGAGGCACGCGGGGTCTTCGACCGGATCGTGATGCCCAGCGACTTCGACCGCCTGGTCATCCCCCTGCCCGAGAAGGGCGAGGCCTACATGGTCAAGTCGGAGCTGGTCTCCTAG
- a CDS encoding long-chain fatty acid--CoA ligase yields MLETLVAIYHHTMERNRDRVGFRYKQDGRWHDITFGEMDRRVSALAASLIEAGVRPGDRVGLLSENRPEWVQTDLAIQRIGAINVPIYMTLSPKQLAYIIDDARPQVMVCSSSDQLDKVLEAAKETDSLRLVVAMDARPAEDAGLSVVRFADFVAGGEALGDKHAQEISLREEAVEPQSVASIIYTSGTTGNPKGVMLSHRNHATNASSVLDLIDLRSDDSALSFLPLCHVFERVAYYAFLMKGACTAYAESMDTIAANLVEVKPTFIISVPRVYEKIRARVLGSVNEGSLVKRALFTWALDLGRRVFLAREQGQEPGPWTAMELKLADQLVFSKVRERTGGRLRCCISGGAALPREVGIFFQVLGITVLEGYGLTESSPVIAVNRPGRVRMGTVGQAFTDVEITIAEDGEILARGPNIMLGYFNNEEATREAITPDGWLHTGDVGVLSADGYLTITDRKKEILVMSNGKNVAPQPIEGALALSPFIAQAMVVGDGRNYVTALIVPNFENLAKEAKDRGWPETTPEALVAKPEVKALLRREIDLQTKDFARYEQIKEFAILAEEFSQATDELSPKLSLKRRVILKRRHEAIDALYGKAPISAH; encoded by the coding sequence ATGCTGGAAACCCTCGTCGCCATCTACCACCACACCATGGAGCGCAACCGGGATCGGGTGGGCTTCAGGTACAAGCAGGATGGGAGATGGCACGACATCACCTTCGGCGAGATGGACCGGCGGGTGAGCGCGCTCGCGGCCTCCTTGATCGAGGCGGGCGTGCGCCCGGGCGATCGCGTCGGCCTGCTGAGCGAGAACCGGCCCGAGTGGGTCCAGACGGACCTGGCCATCCAGCGCATCGGCGCCATCAACGTGCCGATCTACATGACCCTCTCGCCCAAGCAGCTGGCCTACATCATCGACGACGCGCGGCCGCAGGTCATGGTCTGCTCCAGCAGCGACCAGCTCGACAAGGTCCTCGAAGCGGCCAAGGAAACCGATTCCCTCCGGCTGGTGGTGGCCATGGACGCCCGGCCGGCCGAGGACGCGGGGCTTTCGGTCGTGAGGTTCGCCGACTTCGTCGCCGGGGGCGAGGCCCTCGGCGACAAGCACGCCCAGGAGATTTCGCTGCGCGAGGAGGCCGTCGAGCCCCAGAGCGTCGCCTCGATCATCTACACCTCCGGGACCACCGGCAACCCCAAGGGCGTCATGCTCAGCCACCGGAACCACGCGACCAACGCGAGCTCGGTGTTGGACCTGATCGACCTGCGCTCCGATGACAGCGCGCTGAGCTTCCTGCCCCTCTGCCACGTCTTCGAGCGCGTCGCCTACTACGCCTTCCTCATGAAGGGGGCATGCACCGCCTACGCCGAGTCCATGGACACGATCGCCGCCAACCTGGTCGAGGTCAAGCCGACCTTCATCATCAGCGTGCCGCGGGTGTACGAGAAGATCCGCGCCCGCGTGCTCGGCTCGGTCAACGAGGGCTCCCTCGTCAAGCGCGCCCTGTTCACCTGGGCCCTCGATCTCGGCCGGCGCGTCTTCCTGGCCCGCGAGCAGGGTCAGGAGCCCGGTCCCTGGACCGCCATGGAGCTCAAGCTCGCCGACCAGCTGGTCTTCTCCAAGGTCCGCGAGCGCACCGGAGGCCGCCTGCGCTGCTGCATCTCGGGCGGGGCGGCGCTGCCGCGCGAGGTGGGGATCTTCTTCCAGGTCCTCGGCATCACCGTGCTCGAGGGCTACGGCCTCACCGAGTCCTCGCCGGTCATCGCCGTCAACCGTCCGGGCCGCGTCCGGATGGGCACCGTGGGCCAGGCCTTCACCGACGTCGAGATCACGATCGCCGAGGACGGCGAGATCCTGGCCCGGGGCCCCAACATCATGCTCGGCTACTTCAACAACGAGGAGGCGACGCGCGAGGCCATCACCCCCGACGGCTGGCTGCACACCGGCGACGTGGGCGTCCTGAGCGCCGACGGCTACCTGACCATCACCGATCGCAAGAAGGAGATCCTGGTGATGTCGAACGGCAAGAACGTCGCGCCCCAGCCCATCGAGGGGGCCCTGGCCCTGAGCCCGTTCATCGCCCAGGCGATGGTGGTGGGCGACGGCCGCAACTACGTGACGGCGCTCATCGTGCCCAACTTCGAGAACCTCGCCAAGGAGGCCAAGGACCGGGGCTGGCCCGAGACGACCCCCGAGGCGCTCGTCGCCAAGCCCGAGGTCAAGGCCCTCTTGCGGCGCGAGATCGACCTGCAGACCAAGGACTTCGCCCGCTACGAGCAGATCAAGGAGTTCGCGATCCTCGCCGAGGAGTTCAGCCAGGCGACCGACGAGCTGAGCCCGAAGCTCTCGCTCAAGCGCCGCGTCATCCTGAAGCGCCGCCACGAGGCGATCGACGCCCTGTACGGCAAGGCCCCGATCAGCGCGCACTGA
- a CDS encoding KH domain-containing protein: MDPVAVADIILQGIVSNPEALRIERRDDPDAIRLGVQVDPDDVGKVIGKQGRTINAIRTVLRAAGAKQQEPIYLDLLNE, from the coding sequence ATGGACCCCGTTGCCGTTGCCGACATCATCCTGCAGGGCATCGTCTCGAACCCCGAGGCGCTGCGCATCGAGCGCAGGGATGATCCGGACGCGATCCGCCTCGGCGTCCAGGTCGATCCCGACGACGTCGGGAAGGTCATCGGGAAGCAGGGCCGGACGATCAACGCGATCCGGACCGTCCTGAGGGCCGCCGGGGCCAAGCAGCAAGAGCCGATCTACCTGGATCTGCTCAACGAGTAG
- the rpsP gene encoding 30S ribosomal protein S16 yields MVKIRLKRIGATKKPKYRMVVADGRSRRDGRVIEEIGFYDPQKEPAEVRINEEAALKWLRTGAQPSDTARELLKKIGAFEKLSNPTV; encoded by the coding sequence ATGGTGAAGATCCGTCTCAAGCGCATCGGCGCGACCAAGAAGCCCAAGTACCGTATGGTCGTGGCTGATGGCCGTTCCCGTCGCGATGGCCGGGTGATCGAGGAGATCGGTTTCTACGATCCCCAGAAGGAGCCCGCTGAGGTTCGCATCAACGAGGAAGCCGCTCTCAAGTGGCTCCGGACCGGCGCTCAGCCCTCCGACACCGCGCGCGAGCTGCTCAAGAAGATCGGCGCGTTCGAGAAGCTCTCGAACCCGACCGTCTAA
- the ffh gene encoding signal recognition particle protein: MFESLSDKLQDVFKKLRGQGKITEENISEALREVRRALLEADVSLAVVKEFVAKVKEQALGVEVMQGLNPGQQFIKIVNDELVALLGGERSPLADAHPGPTIILMAGLQGSGKTTTSGKLALYLRKKGRNPLLVACDVYRPAAMKQLEVLGKQINIPVFLKEGASDPVAIATEAVAFAKSNGKDYVIVDTAGRLHVDEAMMDEIRRLKAALAPQEILLVVDAMTGQDAVKIAESFHAALDITGVVLTKLDGDTRGGAALSVKQVTGRPIKFAGAGEKLDALEPFHPDRIATRILGMGDVLTLIERAQENIDEAEAKKLEEKFRKAEFDLEDFVGQMRQIKKLGSLSAIFEMLPIGKMLGVDISKDQLAEGEKQLKRIETIIGSMTPKERRNPKLLDMSRKRRIASGSGTSVPEVNKLLKDFENMRQMMKQFGKFEKQIGKKMPKFPQGFGGGGFPFPPNKKH; this comes from the coding sequence ATGTTCGAATCGCTGAGCGATAAGCTCCAAGACGTCTTCAAGAAGCTGCGCGGGCAGGGCAAGATCACCGAGGAGAACATCTCGGAGGCCCTGCGCGAGGTGCGGCGTGCCCTGCTGGAGGCCGACGTGAGCCTCGCGGTGGTCAAGGAGTTCGTCGCCAAGGTCAAGGAGCAGGCCCTCGGCGTCGAGGTCATGCAGGGCCTCAACCCGGGCCAGCAGTTCATCAAGATCGTCAACGACGAGCTGGTCGCCTTGCTCGGCGGCGAGCGCTCGCCTCTGGCCGATGCGCACCCCGGCCCCACGATCATCCTGATGGCCGGCCTCCAGGGCTCGGGCAAGACCACCACCTCGGGCAAGCTCGCGCTGTACCTGCGCAAGAAGGGCCGCAACCCCCTGCTCGTCGCCTGCGACGTCTACCGGCCCGCCGCCATGAAGCAGCTCGAGGTCCTGGGCAAGCAGATCAACATCCCGGTCTTCCTGAAGGAAGGCGCGAGCGATCCGGTCGCCATCGCCACCGAGGCCGTCGCCTTCGCCAAGAGCAACGGCAAGGACTACGTCATCGTCGACACGGCGGGCCGCCTGCACGTGGACGAGGCGATGATGGACGAAATCCGCCGCCTCAAGGCCGCCCTGGCCCCGCAGGAGATCCTCCTGGTGGTCGACGCCATGACCGGCCAGGACGCGGTCAAGATCGCCGAGAGCTTCCATGCGGCCCTCGACATCACGGGCGTGGTGCTCACCAAGCTCGACGGCGACACCCGCGGCGGCGCTGCGCTGTCGGTCAAGCAGGTCACCGGCCGCCCCATCAAGTTCGCGGGCGCCGGCGAGAAGCTCGACGCCCTGGAGCCCTTCCACCCCGACCGCATCGCCACGCGGATCCTCGGGATGGGCGACGTTCTCACCCTGATCGAGCGCGCCCAGGAGAACATCGACGAGGCCGAGGCCAAGAAGCTCGAGGAGAAGTTCCGCAAGGCGGAGTTCGACCTCGAGGACTTCGTGGGCCAGATGCGCCAGATCAAGAAGCTCGGCTCGCTCTCCGCGATCTTCGAGATGCTTCCCATCGGCAAGATGCTGGGGGTCGACATCAGCAAGGATCAGCTGGCGGAGGGCGAAAAGCAACTGAAGCGCATCGAGACGATCATCGGCTCCATGACGCCCAAGGAGCGCCGCAACCCGAAGCTCCTCGATATGTCGCGCAAGCGGCGTATCGCCAGCGGCTCGGGCACCTCGGTCCCCGAGGTGAACAAGCTGCTCAAGGATTTCGAGAACATGCGCCAGATGATGAAGCAGTTCGGGAAGTTCGAGAAGCAGATCGGCAAGAAGATGCCCAAATTCCCACAAGGCTTCGGTGGGGGCGGATTTCCGTTCCCGCCCAACAAGAAGCACTAG
- a CDS encoding sigma-70 family RNA polymerase sigma factor, which translates to MNPNAADETALIKAYQQGDKRAAEAIFRRYHPMVHALATRMLGNAAEVDDAVQEAFIRAFRGLKTFRGDSSLKTWIYRVATNVCLTQADKIKRTQPYDSLDDPLGEEGGETRGSQIPSGERPPDEVLLGEELGDKIQAALAKLSPEFRAVLILRDVEGLSYEEVAATTGANLGTVKSRLARARTQAMRWLKEYLG; encoded by the coding sequence ATGAACCCCAACGCGGCAGACGAAACAGCACTCATCAAGGCCTACCAACAAGGCGACAAGCGCGCCGCGGAGGCGATCTTTCGACGCTACCACCCCATGGTCCACGCCCTGGCGACGCGGATGCTCGGGAACGCGGCCGAGGTCGACGACGCGGTGCAGGAGGCGTTCATCCGCGCCTTTCGCGGCCTGAAGACCTTCCGCGGCGACTCCTCGCTCAAGACCTGGATCTACCGGGTCGCCACCAACGTCTGCCTGACCCAGGCGGACAAGATCAAGCGGACGCAGCCCTACGACAGCCTCGACGATCCGCTCGGCGAGGAGGGGGGCGAGACCCGCGGCAGCCAGATCCCCTCCGGGGAGCGGCCTCCGGACGAGGTCCTGCTGGGAGAGGAGCTGGGCGACAAGATCCAGGCGGCGCTGGCCAAGCTGAGTCCCGAGTTCCGGGCGGTGCTGATCCTGCGCGACGTGGAGGGGCTCTCGTACGAGGAGGTGGCGGCCACGACCGGCGCCAACCTCGGGACCGTCAAGTCGAGGCTGGCGCGGGCGCGGACCCAGGCCATGCGCTGGCTCAAGGAGTATCTGGGATGA
- a CDS encoding zf-HC2 domain-containing protein codes for MRTEDPVMDCDHAKLQLSSYIDDCVSPDEAHWLHAHLSGCPACTRHLAELLATLQALRALPRLLPGTDCWEAVAFTLRREGLIRAWWARPLPWGVATAGAVAVVVAYTALRPAPPPASLDAYWREHAIFTAQEEPAPFSGGPSIDAIEATFQLQGE; via the coding sequence ATGAGAACGGAGGATCCGGTGATGGATTGCGACCATGCGAAGCTGCAGCTCTCGAGCTACATCGACGACTGCGTCTCGCCGGACGAGGCCCACTGGCTCCACGCCCACCTCTCGGGCTGTCCGGCGTGCACCCGGCACCTGGCGGAGCTGCTCGCCACCCTCCAGGCCCTGCGCGCCCTGCCGCGCCTCCTGCCGGGCACCGACTGCTGGGAGGCCGTCGCCTTCACCCTGCGGCGCGAGGGCCTGATCCGCGCCTGGTGGGCGCGCCCGCTGCCCTGGGGGGTGGCCACGGCCGGCGCGGTCGCCGTGGTGGTCGCCTACACCGCGCTGAGGCCCGCCCCGCCTCCCGCGAGCCTCGACGCCTACTGGCGCGAGCACGCCATCTTCACCGCCCAGGAGGAGCCCGCGCCCTTCAGCGGTGGCCCCTCCATCGACGCCATCGAGGCCACCTTCCAGCTCCAGGGGGAATGA
- a CDS encoding sigma-E factor regulatory protein RseB domain-containing protein — protein sequence MRKFALGIASLSVLALLSPSAQATAEPSFARLVQAGQVPYVGELVVNGRTVLRVTHGAGDRRRQEVVSPARMAGELVVDNGKTRWHYSPRTQRVDITPSTLGLRRPMVSERLLSRNFRLEVGSRATVLGRPTRIVEIVPLHPGRSRQRLWMDVATGLALRTEHLSPSGLVLDRSEFRSIQVQTALKPDAFEFTLPPRAKVGSSVQVLASGQTLDEIDVELPFTPRLPSYLPAGFEVLDVQVFESKGVRNVHWRLSDGLGMLSLFQATRESMPPMPEDAREVTFEGGRGHVLGHGSHRMLCWEMPNGSYSLVGDLAQSELTKIAASTAP from the coding sequence ATGCGCAAATTCGCCCTCGGTATCGCCTCGCTCTCGGTCCTGGCCCTCCTCTCTCCTTCGGCCCAGGCCACCGCCGAGCCTTCGTTCGCGCGCCTGGTCCAGGCCGGCCAGGTCCCCTACGTGGGCGAGCTGGTGGTCAACGGCCGCACCGTCCTCAGGGTGACCCACGGCGCGGGCGATCGCCGCAGGCAGGAGGTCGTCTCGCCCGCGCGCATGGCCGGCGAGCTGGTGGTGGACAACGGCAAGACGCGCTGGCACTACTCGCCGAGGACCCAGCGGGTCGACATCACCCCCTCGACGCTGGGCCTGCGCCGCCCGATGGTCAGCGAGCGCCTGCTGTCTCGCAACTTCCGGCTCGAGGTGGGTTCGCGCGCGACGGTCCTCGGGCGTCCGACCCGCATCGTCGAGATCGTTCCTCTGCACCCGGGCCGCTCGCGCCAGCGCCTCTGGATGGACGTGGCGACGGGCCTGGCGCTCAGGACCGAGCACCTGAGCCCCTCGGGCCTCGTCCTCGATCGCAGCGAGTTCCGCTCCATCCAGGTCCAGACCGCGCTGAAGCCCGACGCCTTCGAGTTCACCCTTCCCCCTCGCGCGAAGGTGGGCAGCTCGGTGCAGGTGCTGGCCTCGGGCCAGACCCTCGATGAAATCGACGTGGAGCTGCCGTTCACACCCAGGCTGCCGAGCTACCTGCCCGCCGGCTTCGAGGTGCTCGACGTCCAGGTCTTCGAGAGCAAGGGCGTCCGCAACGTCCACTGGCGCCTCAGCGACGGGCTCGGTATGCTCTCGCTGTTCCAGGCGACCCGCGAGAGCATGCCCCCCATGCCCGAAGACGCTCGGGAGGTCACCTTCGAGGGCGGCCGCGGCCACGTGTTGGGCCACGGCTCCCACCGGATGCTCTGCTGGGAGATGCCGAACGGCTCCTACTCGCTGGTGGGCGACCTCGCCCAGAGCGAGCTGACCAAGATCGCGGCCTCCACGGCCCCCTGA
- a CDS encoding trypsin-like peptidase domain-containing protein has product MRMRVIPAALTLVIGAGGGAIGAAAVLAAKPAVEAQPAFATPTTAPMPVVASGTEVIADLVDRVGPAVVNIDTVSERRVPAYSFNPFSLDDFFNGQPMQQRQRIVQQKGVGSGFVVRPDGLIVTNNHVVAGATELSVTLPDGRKFKGKLIGTDPGSDLALVKVEAKDLPALKLADPKSLRVGQWTVAIGSPLGLSHSVTAGILSAMDREVSLNNRVGFLQTSTPINPGNSGGPLLNMKGEVIGVNTAVAAHAQGIGFAVPVDTVSRIIPQLEAKGKVERAWLGVGLKDLPDNRQAMFYPVDAGVIVAQVDPRGPAAKAGLTTGDVVQALNGKPVKNAHDLIVAVGTLKVGEKVSLLVNREGQKKTLDVTLGQMPQRVANAAQEQQQPMEAQPDDGE; this is encoded by the coding sequence ATGCGCATGCGCGTGATACCCGCTGCCCTCACCCTGGTGATCGGCGCCGGCGGGGGCGCCATCGGAGCCGCGGCGGTGCTCGCCGCCAAGCCCGCCGTCGAAGCCCAGCCCGCCTTCGCGACGCCCACCACCGCTCCCATGCCGGTCGTCGCCAGCGGCACCGAGGTCATCGCGGACCTGGTCGACAGGGTGGGGCCGGCGGTGGTGAACATCGACACGGTCAGCGAGCGGCGGGTTCCCGCCTACTCGTTCAATCCCTTTTCCTTGGATGACTTCTTCAACGGCCAGCCCATGCAGCAGCGCCAGCGGATCGTCCAGCAGAAGGGGGTCGGCTCGGGCTTCGTCGTGCGCCCCGACGGCCTGATCGTCACCAACAACCACGTGGTCGCGGGCGCCACCGAGCTGAGCGTGACCCTGCCGGACGGCCGCAAGTTCAAGGGCAAGCTGATCGGCACCGACCCCGGCAGCGACCTCGCGCTGGTCAAGGTGGAGGCCAAGGACCTGCCCGCCCTCAAGCTCGCCGACCCCAAGAGCCTGCGCGTGGGCCAGTGGACGGTCGCCATCGGCAGCCCGCTGGGCCTGAGCCACTCGGTCACCGCCGGCATCCTGAGCGCCATGGACCGCGAGGTCTCGCTCAACAACCGGGTCGGCTTCCTGCAGACGAGCACGCCCATCAACCCGGGCAACTCGGGAGGGCCCTTGCTCAACATGAAGGGCGAGGTGATCGGGGTCAACACGGCGGTGGCGGCCCACGCCCAGGGGATCGGCTTCGCGGTGCCGGTGGACACCGTCTCGCGCATCATTCCCCAGCTCGAGGCCAAGGGCAAGGTCGAGCGCGCCTGGCTGGGGGTGGGCCTCAAGGACCTGCCCGACAACCGCCAGGCCATGTTCTACCCGGTGGATGCCGGGGTGATCGTCGCCCAGGTGGACCCCAGGGGCCCGGCCGCCAAGGCGGGCCTCACGACCGGCGACGTGGTGCAGGCGCTCAACGGCAAGCCCGTCAAGAACGCGCACGACCTGATCGTCGCGGTGGGTACCCTCAAGGTCGGCGAGAAGGTCTCCTTGCTGGTCAACCGCGAGGGCCAGAAGAAGACCCTCGACGTCACCCTCGGCCAGATGCCGCAGCGGGTCGCCAACGCTGCGCAAGAGCAGCAGCAGCCCATGGAGGCGCAGCCGGACGACGGCGAATAG
- a CDS encoding phosphatase PAP2 family protein — MKAFASICLATAIVALPQNALAEPEAPSLDLSIVRGVNTLGSPALDAPMGLLSNNVFLLGAPLALAVAADHTTFKAPAAAFVAEGLAGMSVMLIKPLFERPRPFAADPSLRTPSGKWETDPNSFPSGHAAVSFAAATAIADARPDYAWPAYGLAALISYSRMYNGVHYPTDLLAGALLGYGAGKVTTWGMSQVTDRLGWPISGKVVPGSDALTFGFARQF, encoded by the coding sequence ATGAAAGCATTCGCAAGCATCTGCCTCGCTACGGCGATCGTCGCGTTGCCGCAAAACGCCCTGGCCGAGCCCGAAGCGCCCTCGCTCGATCTCTCGATCGTGCGCGGGGTCAACACCCTCGGGTCGCCGGCGCTGGATGCGCCCATGGGCCTGCTGTCCAACAACGTCTTCCTGCTGGGCGCTCCGCTCGCCCTCGCGGTGGCGGCCGACCACACCACCTTCAAGGCCCCCGCCGCGGCCTTCGTCGCCGAGGGGCTCGCCGGCATGAGCGTCATGCTGATCAAGCCGCTCTTCGAGCGGCCGCGGCCCTTCGCGGCGGACCCCTCGCTGCGCACGCCGAGCGGAAAGTGGGAGACGGATCCCAACAGCTTCCCCTCGGGCCATGCGGCCGTGTCCTTCGCGGCGGCCACGGCGATCGCCGACGCGCGGCCGGATTACGCCTGGCCGGCCTACGGCCTGGCTGCCCTCATCAGCTACTCGCGGATGTACAACGGGGTCCACTACCCCACCGACCTGCTGGCGGGGGCGCTTCTGGGCTACGGGGCGGGCAAGGTCACGACCTGGGGGATGAGCCAGGTGACGGATCGCCTCGGCTGGCCTATCTCGGGGAAAGTGGTCCCTGGAAGCGACGCGCTCACCTTCGGCTTCGCTAGGCAGTTCTGA
- a CDS encoding glycerol-3-phosphate dehydrogenase/oxidase, with product MLSRELSATSRRVTLERLSKESWDLLVVGGGITGAGVALEGALRGLKVALIERGDFAGGTSSKSSKLLHGGLRYLEHAELGLVHEALSQRNKLFRHAPHLAKELQFLYPIYAEYGGFGLSTMDLGLWLYDGLASASEFRLGRLHHKLKPREAVGKEPVLRVEGMRGALSYVDGLTEDARMNLETIKSAALWGAAIANHAEVESFAKGPDGKLSGVVVHDRLGGQRLRVHARRVINATGPWVDRLNRLDDPEARPRLKPTKGIHVVTRKITDAAIVIKSADTSDPKKKRLMFVIPYGDRTIIGTTDTAHPEKGEGDSYLDDDIYASPDEIRYVLEAANAACPGAHLTPDDVIATFGGWRPLIAPEGEGVSESDISREHEIFTTPSGLICVAGGKYTTFRAMARQVVEVAIKSLRAEAWLAPLTDRHCDDVPLSGGDVPGGSFEAYMQYALATHPRVEPSLIRTLIGRYGTNYLVVLSLMDADRGLDRRISGLSPETPLLRSEVAYFVRFELAMTLQDVMMRRTRLNLLDADQGLGAVDEIAAVMSGSLQALEGWTEEARAAWVEKEVAAYRAEIERARATTKGVHA from the coding sequence ATGCTGAGCCGTGAACTGTCCGCCACCTCGCGCCGAGTGACTCTCGAGCGCCTTTCCAAGGAGAGCTGGGACCTGCTGGTCGTCGGCGGGGGCATCACCGGGGCGGGGGTCGCCCTCGAGGGCGCCCTGCGCGGCCTGAAGGTGGCCCTCATCGAGCGCGGCGACTTCGCGGGCGGCACCAGCAGCAAGAGCTCCAAGCTCCTGCACGGGGGCCTGCGCTACCTCGAGCACGCCGAGCTGGGCCTGGTCCACGAGGCCCTGAGCCAGCGCAACAAGCTCTTCCGCCACGCGCCGCACCTGGCCAAGGAGCTGCAGTTCCTCTACCCGATCTACGCCGAGTACGGCGGCTTCGGCCTCTCGACCATGGACCTGGGGCTGTGGCTCTACGACGGCCTCGCGAGCGCCTCGGAGTTCCGGCTGGGGCGCCTGCACCACAAGCTGAAGCCCAGGGAGGCGGTGGGCAAGGAGCCCGTCCTGCGCGTGGAGGGCATGCGCGGCGCCCTGTCGTACGTCGACGGCCTGACCGAGGATGCCCGCATGAACCTCGAGACGATCAAGTCGGCGGCGCTCTGGGGGGCGGCGATCGCGAACCACGCCGAGGTCGAGTCCTTCGCGAAGGGCCCCGACGGCAAGCTTTCGGGCGTGGTGGTGCACGATCGCCTGGGGGGCCAGCGCCTGAGGGTCCATGCCCGCCGGGTGATCAACGCGACCGGCCCCTGGGTGGATCGCCTCAACCGCCTGGACGACCCCGAGGCCAGGCCGCGCCTGAAGCCGACCAAGGGCATCCACGTCGTCACCCGCAAGATCACCGACGCGGCGATCGTGATCAAGAGCGCGGACACGTCCGACCCCAAGAAGAAGCGCCTGATGTTCGTCATCCCCTACGGCGATCGCACGATCATCGGGACGACGGACACCGCCCACCCGGAAAAGGGCGAGGGCGATTCGTACCTGGACGACGACATCTACGCGAGCCCCGACGAGATCCGCTACGTGCTGGAGGCGGCGAACGCCGCCTGCCCGGGGGCGCACCTGACGCCCGACGACGTGATCGCGACCTTCGGCGGCTGGCGGCCCCTGATCGCGCCCGAGGGCGAGGGCGTCAGCGAGTCGGACATCTCGCGCGAGCACGAGATCTTCACCACCCCCTCGGGCCTCATCTGCGTGGCAGGGGGCAAGTACACGACCTTCCGGGCCATGGCGCGCCAGGTCGTGGAGGTCGCCATCAAGAGCCTGCGCGCGGAGGCCTGGCTCGCGCCCTTGACGGACCGGCACTGCGACGACGTGCCCCTCTCGGGCGGCGACGTCCCGGGCGGCAGCTTCGAGGCGTACATGCAGTACGCGCTCGCGACCCATCCCCGGGTGGAGCCTTCTCTCATCCGCACCCTCATCGGGCGCTACGGCACCAACTACCTGGTGGTGCTGTCCCTGATGGACGCGGATCGCGGCCTGGACCGCAGGATCTCGGGCCTGAGCCCCGAGACGCCGCTGTTGCGCTCGGAGGTCGCTTACTTCGTGCGCTTCGAGCTGGCCATGACCCTCCAGGACGTCATGATGCGCCGGACGCGCCTGAACCTGCTCGATGCCGACCAGGGCCTGGGCGCCGTCGACGAGATCGCCGCGGTGATGAGCGGCAGCCTGCAGGCCCTCGAGGGCTGGACCGAGGAGGCCCGCGCCGCCTGGGTCGAAAAAGAGGTGGCGGCGTACCGCGCCGAGATCGAGCGCGCGCGCGCGACGACGAAGGGCGTGCACGCTTAG